TTTTTCATAACGGGCTCAGCCTCGCCGGTAACAAAACTATAATCTATTAAAGCATTGCCTTTTAGTAATACAGCATCTACGGGAAGTAATTCTGAGTTTCGTATTAGAATACGATCTCCCTTCTTTAGCTCGTAAACTTGAGCTTGTTCTTCGGTGGTACGGGTGTTACCCGCTTTGAGAATTCTGGTGACAGCGATTGGGAAGTACGACTTATAATCTCTTTCAAAAGAAAGGAATGCGTAGGTTTTTTGCTGAAAAAATTTACCTAGCAATAAAAAGAAAACCAGCCCTGTCATGCTGTCTAGAAATCCGGTGCCCCAATCCATGGTAATTTCAACAGTAGAGCGTAAAAACAAAACTGAAATCCCTATAGCAATAGGCACATCTATATTGAGAATTCTAGAGCGCAGACCTTTATACGCTGAAACAAAGTAATCTTGAGCCGAATAAAAAACTACAGGCAATGCAAAAGCAAACATCAACCAGCGAAAGAGGTGTTTAAATTTATCTAACCAGAATTCGTTCACTTCAAAGTACTCTGGAAAGGATAAAAACATAATATTTCCGAAGGCAAAACCAGCGACACCCAATTTATAGATTAGGCTTCTGTCTATAGATGAAGGCTTTTTCGTGGCATCGTCTAAAGAAATGTAGGGTTCGTACCCAATTCGCGTTAACAAGGTTGCCACGTTATATAAGGTGATTTCTTTGGTAGAATATGTAACACGAACTGTTTTCTTCGGAAAGTTTACCTGCGACGACTTAATCGCAGCATTAAGCTTATTGAGATTTTCTAGCACCCAAATGCAAGAGCTACAATGAATAGTGGGAATAAGAAGTGTAACTATTTGCGTGTCTTGCGCATCGAATTCAACTAATTTTGAAACAATCTCTTTATTTTTTAGAAAGGCAAACGTAGTTTTTTGAGTGTTGGGAGAAGTTCCAGGAGTTTTTTCTAAATCGTAGTAATAAGTAAGGTCGTTATCGTTAAGTATATCGAATACCGTTTTACATCCATGACAACAAAAATGCTTGTCGTTATGAATTATCTCATTAGCCGCGCATGGGTCTCCACAATGAAAACAGGACTCCATATTTTTTAATTTGCTCAAACGCCGTAACGTTTTTTATACCTAGTACAAAGTTTGAAAACTTGTTGCGCGCAAAAGATGACTTTTGTCAGTTCTACGTACTTTTTATTTAGAAATGCGTTAGCTTTGTAAGTACCATGTCTGACCACAAAAATTCTCGATGCGAAAATTGTATTATTAGACAGATGAACAGCTTTAAGGCTTTGAAAAAAGAAGAGCTTAAGCAAATGTCTGACAATAAAGAAACCAAGAGCATCAAAAAGGGAGAAGCTATCTTTAGAGAAGGAGAGCGTCTTAATGGTGTTTTTTGCGTTCGAGAAGGTGTCTCAAAATTGTCGAAGATGAGTGATAACGGGCGTGATCAAATTGTAAAACTTGCCTCAAAAGGTGAAGTGTTAGGGCAGCGTTCTGTAATTGCTTCAGAAACTACTAATTTAAGTGCCATCGCATTAGAAGACATGGAAGTCTGTTTTATACCAAAAATACACATCGAGGAAAGCCTCGAGAAAAATCCTGTTTTTACCAATGCGGTCTTAAAGCATATGAGCAAAGAATTAAAATTTGCAGACGATTTTATCGTAAACATGGCTCAAAAAAGTGTTCGGCAACGCCTTGCAGAGGTTTTATTGTATTTACATGACCATTTCGGTGAGGAAGAGGAAGGGTTTTTATACCTTCAACTCTCCCGCGCCGATATTGCCAGTGTGGTAGGTACAGCTACAGAGTTACTTATTCGCACACTTACCAAATTTAAAAAGGAAGGTGTTATTTCTACTTCAGGGAAGAAAATTAAGTTAATCGATAAAAAAGCTTTATT
This Rasiella rasia DNA region includes the following protein-coding sequences:
- a CDS encoding Crp/Fnr family transcriptional regulator; protein product: MNSFKALKKEELKQMSDNKETKSIKKGEAIFREGERLNGVFCVREGVSKLSKMSDNGRDQIVKLASKGEVLGQRSVIASETTNLSAIALEDMEVCFIPKIHIEESLEKNPVFTNAVLKHMSKELKFADDFIVNMAQKSVRQRLAEVLLYLHDHFGEEEEGFLYLQLSRADIASVVGTATELLIRTLTKFKKEGVISTSGKKIKLIDKKALFRIAEGL